A genomic stretch from Corynebacterium terpenotabidum Y-11 includes:
- a CDS encoding condensation domain-containing protein yields the protein MTLLELGAAQRGIWNAQLLDPTSPYYVVGEVLELEGPVDVHLLAEAVRRTVDESDTLRLRFTDTEDGPRQWVEETPASQPEIRDLSGAPDPRLLASAVIDAEKADCGQRWRTMTDGDLHRYLILDLGDAVWCVQLYHHLIVDGYSAALLTRRTAAHYTELSGGRPARRSKAASVAEIVDADLAYAAESRDADREFWHDLLTPAPDVTGREDHVHGAGTTAITTTLRLTAAEMADLRARAEDHGLVWSDLVIAAYVAWLRKSGHTRDDEAVLAMPMMARTSGLLLRTPAMLVNMLPVRIPVPGTATLPEVAAGAHAALDMVRPHQRYPGSALARDLGSPAVLHGIGLNLKTFDFSLDFNGTVGVLRNVAGGPPEDLVLVVTPAADGGTDLAFETDPASVDAATAHQRLSDIRALLTAECPLSEVRLRSDEEAAALRHSTALSGPVPTLDDLIDSLHSRDSWENEETPLLVSADATVALTAAEIHARLTTLAGTLAGVGADGSVIALDLPKSPDLAVAVLATWRARRAFVILDRDHPEARRAQILADSGAVAVVDEAGLHPTDGSADGSTDTTDTADLAYLLYTSGTTGTPKGVEITRGAVEALLAGHAATLWPDAWSRSTDGRLHVAHTASFSFDAALDQLAWIFTGATVHLYDHATVGDPEAMHTALHRDRISVLDATPSLAGALIDGGVLDPASGTVSTVILGGEALPQTLWDRLADASAEGTLGAWNVYGPTETTVDALTARITPGPVSIGAAVPGMTAEILDIDGEPVPDNEVGELYLSGPQVALGYRGRADQTAASFDTVDGVRRYRTGDLVRWVPGRGAAFLGRADDQLEIRGHRVEPGEVEAALLALPEVTGAVVGTFGTPGALKLIAHVTLTAEAAARVPGVDVRAAVAETVPGHLVPTRVRVHDRLPLTVGGKVDRQALATLVPDATDATDAAPATAALRSEAELVLADVLAGILGLDGGAAVALDRDFISLGGDSIGALTAAGQLRHRGYGIQAKDLLSGADLADVAAAAERVTVGPSGPVTTPGPGSADATATVYATGAIPVTPVPATACLSGTLSGINPDLTRSDLLTAVRTMMTVHGALRGVLDLTGPAPRVIVPRTPLVDAAAVLDSAAPDPQRGLMWTLSAPDESGCVHVTVHRSVLDPEAGPVFLAELGRALAGVPLRPAAGSWRACATAPDAGSLVEVAASDPQVVTLPDPDALLTVLPRLFRTTGSTVLTALAALAADGPVGLRHRPGTTVLGNLARTTTVTATGDARHVLLQVKEDLRGGGTVSAPVLTVGCATADLLPTGPTLLTGGVPHLLVDPATGTARLYHGTGELADRLTAAAVDLAVLARTGDGGASPGDLHVSVTQEQIDAWEATTGPLSDVLPVAPLQEGLLYHALAGGDGYVLSAGIDLCGDVDADRLHTAFRDVLARHDLLRARFDAESLDEPVQLIPRAVHLPWRTVDLSHLPTEAATAAADDRLRTMAARQIDLATGPLVAAELVLLPAGDGPSARLILGNHHLLTDGWSTPVMIRDLLALYHGEPLADAAPYSDFLDWLADREVSGAADADDAAWRDRLDGLSGGTLLRDLAPSPTPDLPVTRETVAELTVPDILASRAREAGVTVNTLLQVAWSLTLAGLTGGRDIVTGTTVSGRPTELPGIDRTVGLFINTLPARVTLDPAQRLTGLLQQTGRTQARMTAHESTPLPRVEQLAGVGPLFDTLVVVDNFPSLPPTAHTPGRIGVAEVHVDGMTSFPLSCVSPPTAPGEPVRVVLAHRPDLVDARFVDLAATTLTRVLEAFAGDPTVGEVLAGLPRWTRLAETPVGVPAAAQAAPAASDAVSDAASDAGSDLDPAEVTATVAEVMAALLKKDHVGDHDNFFDIGGHSLLAMRLLGRLRRAGLTDVTIQDIVETGSPAALAARLAGGGSSQILPLGPGSQAPLFAVHPGGGFALPFRGLADRLAAHDIPVTGLQLPDPHPDADSLTDLAVTYVDAVQAVQPQGPYRLAGYSFGGTLVQAMTAELLRRGDEVSYLAVLDAYPAGAGPRPDSPADPDDTPDLTPTQIAAIAGVPDLDDLPGGAEAAEMVARTLGDNLRYCDSLLRTAAPVDLTGFTGTTQLIVATRADERVAAVAGHLADWDPAAAWNSVLADAGATDARTLTLDLTHAGLATATGWDAVAPTILEGLQ from the coding sequence GTGACCCTCCTCGAGCTCGGCGCCGCCCAGCGCGGCATCTGGAACGCCCAGCTGCTCGACCCCACCTCCCCGTACTACGTCGTCGGTGAGGTCCTGGAACTCGAGGGGCCGGTCGATGTCCACCTCCTCGCCGAGGCGGTGCGCCGCACCGTCGACGAATCCGACACGCTGCGTCTGCGGTTCACCGACACCGAGGACGGTCCGCGCCAGTGGGTGGAAGAGACGCCGGCGTCCCAGCCCGAGATCCGGGACCTGTCGGGGGCGCCGGACCCGAGGCTACTGGCGTCGGCCGTCATCGACGCGGAGAAGGCCGACTGCGGGCAGCGGTGGCGCACCATGACCGACGGTGACCTGCACCGGTACCTCATCCTCGACCTCGGTGACGCGGTGTGGTGCGTCCAGCTCTACCACCACCTCATCGTCGACGGCTACAGCGCCGCACTGCTCACCCGACGCACCGCCGCCCACTACACCGAGCTGTCGGGAGGACGCCCGGCCCGACGCAGCAAGGCCGCGTCCGTGGCGGAGATCGTGGACGCCGACCTGGCCTACGCCGCCGAGAGCCGGGACGCCGACCGGGAGTTCTGGCACGACCTGCTCACCCCCGCCCCCGACGTCACCGGCCGGGAGGACCACGTCCACGGGGCGGGAACCACCGCGATCACCACCACCCTGCGGCTCACCGCCGCAGAGATGGCGGACCTCCGGGCCCGGGCCGAGGACCACGGCCTGGTCTGGTCCGACCTGGTCATCGCCGCCTACGTCGCCTGGCTGCGCAAGTCCGGTCACACCCGCGACGACGAGGCGGTACTGGCCATGCCGATGATGGCCCGGACCTCGGGCCTACTGCTCCGCACCCCGGCGATGCTGGTGAACATGCTGCCGGTGCGTATCCCGGTGCCCGGCACCGCGACCCTGCCCGAGGTCGCCGCGGGCGCCCACGCCGCCCTGGACATGGTCCGCCCGCACCAGCGTTACCCCGGGTCCGCCCTCGCCCGGGACCTCGGCAGCCCCGCGGTACTCCACGGCATCGGTCTGAACCTCAAGACCTTCGACTTCTCCCTCGACTTCAACGGCACCGTCGGTGTGCTGCGCAATGTCGCCGGCGGTCCGCCGGAGGATCTCGTCCTCGTCGTCACCCCCGCGGCCGACGGCGGCACGGACCTCGCCTTCGAGACCGATCCGGCGTCGGTGGACGCCGCGACGGCACATCAGCGCCTCTCCGACATCCGTGCCCTGCTCACCGCCGAGTGTCCGCTGTCCGAGGTGCGGCTGCGCAGTGACGAGGAGGCCGCCGCGCTGCGACACAGCACTGCCCTCTCGGGGCCTGTCCCCACCCTCGACGACCTCATCGACTCCCTTCACAGCCGTGATTCCTGGGAGAACGAGGAGACCCCGCTGCTCGTCTCCGCGGACGCCACCGTCGCCCTCACCGCCGCCGAGATCCACGCCCGCCTCACGACGCTTGCCGGGACCCTGGCCGGGGTTGGTGCGGACGGGTCCGTCATCGCTCTGGACCTGCCGAAGAGCCCGGACCTGGCCGTGGCGGTCCTGGCGACCTGGCGGGCCCGGCGCGCCTTCGTCATCCTCGATCGGGACCACCCGGAGGCCCGGCGGGCGCAGATCCTCGCCGATTCCGGCGCCGTGGCGGTCGTCGACGAGGCCGGGCTGCACCCCACCGACGGCAGCGCCGACGGCTCCACCGACACCACCGACACCGCCGACCTGGCCTACCTGCTGTATACCTCGGGCACGACCGGCACACCGAAGGGCGTGGAGATCACCCGCGGTGCCGTGGAGGCCCTGCTCGCCGGCCATGCCGCCACCCTGTGGCCGGACGCCTGGTCCCGCTCGACCGACGGACGGCTCCACGTCGCACACACGGCGTCCTTCTCCTTCGACGCCGCCCTCGACCAGCTGGCCTGGATCTTCACCGGCGCGACCGTGCACCTCTACGACCACGCCACCGTCGGCGACCCCGAGGCGATGCACACCGCACTGCACCGCGACCGGATCTCCGTGCTGGACGCCACCCCCTCGCTGGCCGGGGCACTCATCGACGGCGGAGTGCTCGACCCGGCATCCGGGACCGTCTCCACCGTCATCCTCGGCGGCGAGGCCCTGCCGCAGACCCTGTGGGACCGGCTGGCGGACGCCTCCGCCGAGGGCACGCTCGGTGCGTGGAATGTCTACGGGCCGACCGAGACCACGGTGGACGCCCTCACCGCACGCATCACCCCGGGCCCGGTGTCCATCGGCGCTGCGGTGCCGGGCATGACCGCCGAGATCCTCGACATCGACGGTGAACCCGTCCCGGACAACGAGGTCGGCGAACTGTACCTCTCCGGGCCACAGGTCGCCCTCGGTTACCGGGGGCGTGCCGACCAGACCGCGGCGTCCTTCGACACGGTCGACGGGGTGCGCCGCTACCGCACCGGTGACCTGGTCCGCTGGGTTCCCGGGCGGGGTGCCGCGTTCCTCGGTCGCGCCGATGACCAGCTGGAGATCCGTGGTCACCGCGTCGAACCCGGCGAGGTCGAGGCCGCGCTGCTGGCCCTGCCCGAGGTCACCGGTGCCGTCGTCGGCACTTTCGGCACCCCCGGCGCGCTGAAGCTCATCGCCCATGTCACCCTCACCGCCGAGGCGGCGGCACGGGTGCCGGGCGTGGATGTGCGCGCCGCCGTCGCCGAGACCGTCCCGGGCCATCTCGTGCCGACCCGGGTGCGGGTCCATGACCGGCTGCCGCTGACCGTCGGTGGCAAGGTCGACCGACAGGCACTCGCCACCTTGGTCCCAGACGCCACAGACGCCACAGACGCCGCTCCGGCCACCGCAGCCCTGCGCTCCGAGGCCGAACTCGTCCTCGCCGATGTCCTCGCCGGGATCCTCGGGCTCGACGGCGGTGCCGCGGTCGCCCTGGACCGTGACTTCATCTCCCTGGGCGGTGACAGTATTGGTGCCCTCACCGCCGCCGGTCAGCTGCGTCACCGCGGCTACGGCATCCAGGCGAAGGATCTGCTCTCCGGGGCGGATCTCGCCGATGTCGCCGCCGCCGCCGAGCGGGTCACCGTCGGCCCGTCCGGACCGGTGACGACCCCGGGCCCGGGGTCCGCGGACGCCACCGCAACCGTCTACGCCACCGGCGCGATCCCGGTCACCCCGGTGCCCGCGACCGCCTGCCTCTCCGGCACGCTGAGCGGCATCAACCCGGACCTCACCCGCAGTGACCTGCTCACCGCGGTGAGGACAATGATGACCGTCCACGGCGCACTGCGTGGCGTCCTCGATCTCACCGGTCCCGCACCCCGGGTCATCGTCCCCCGCACCCCGCTGGTCGACGCCGCCGCCGTGCTCGACAGTGCCGCTCCCGACCCGCAGCGGGGTCTGATGTGGACCCTCTCCGCCCCCGACGAGTCCGGCTGCGTGCACGTCACCGTGCACCGCAGTGTGCTCGACCCGGAGGCTGGCCCGGTCTTCCTCGCGGAACTCGGTCGGGCGCTGGCCGGTGTCCCGCTGCGCCCCGCCGCCGGTTCCTGGCGTGCCTGCGCCACCGCCCCGGACGCCGGGTCCCTCGTCGAGGTCGCGGCGTCCGACCCGCAGGTCGTCACGCTGCCCGACCCGGACGCCCTGCTCACCGTGCTGCCCCGCCTGTTCCGCACCACCGGGTCCACCGTCCTCACCGCGCTCGCCGCACTGGCGGCCGACGGTCCCGTCGGCCTGCGGCACCGGCCGGGCACCACCGTCCTCGGCAATCTCGCCCGGACCACCACCGTCACCGCCACCGGGGACGCCCGCCACGTCCTGCTGCAGGTCAAGGAGGATCTGCGGGGCGGCGGGACGGTATCTGCCCCGGTCCTCACCGTCGGCTGTGCCACTGCCGACCTGCTGCCCACCGGGCCGACACTGCTCACCGGTGGCGTCCCTCACCTGCTCGTCGATCCGGCCACCGGCACCGCCCGGCTCTACCACGGCACCGGGGAGCTGGCCGACCGTCTCACCGCCGCCGCGGTCGACCTGGCCGTCCTCGCCCGCACCGGCGACGGCGGGGCCAGCCCCGGCGACCTGCATGTCAGCGTGACTCAGGAGCAGATCGACGCCTGGGAGGCCACCACCGGCCCACTGTCCGACGTGCTACCGGTCGCCCCACTGCAGGAGGGACTGCTCTACCATGCGCTGGCCGGGGGTGACGGCTACGTCCTCTCCGCGGGAATCGACCTGTGCGGCGACGTCGACGCCGACCGGCTCCACACCGCCTTCCGGGACGTGCTCGCCCGCCACGACCTGCTGCGCGCCCGGTTCGACGCCGAATCTCTCGACGAACCCGTCCAGCTCATCCCCCGGGCCGTGCACCTGCCCTGGCGTACCGTCGACCTCTCGCACCTGCCGACCGAGGCCGCGACCGCCGCCGCCGATGACCGGCTGCGGACGATGGCAGCCCGCCAGATCGACCTGGCGACCGGCCCCCTCGTCGCCGCGGAACTGGTGCTCTTGCCCGCTGGCGACGGTCCGTCGGCGCGACTGATCCTCGGCAACCACCACCTGCTCACCGACGGCTGGTCGACCCCCGTCATGATCCGTGACCTGCTGGCGCTCTACCACGGTGAGCCACTTGCGGACGCCGCACCGTACTCCGACTTCCTCGACTGGCTCGCCGACCGGGAGGTCTCCGGGGCCGCGGACGCCGACGACGCCGCCTGGCGTGACCGCCTCGACGGCCTGTCGGGCGGCACACTCCTGCGCGACCTGGCCCCCTCCCCGACCCCGGACCTGCCCGTCACCCGGGAGACGGTGGCGGAACTGACTGTCCCGGACATCCTCGCGTCCCGGGCGCGGGAGGCCGGCGTCACCGTCAATACGCTGCTGCAGGTGGCGTGGTCGCTCACCCTCGCCGGGCTGACCGGCGGCCGGGACATCGTCACCGGGACGACTGTGTCGGGTCGACCCACCGAACTGCCCGGCATCGACCGGACCGTCGGCCTGTTCATCAACACCCTGCCGGCCCGCGTCACCCTCGATCCCGCCCAGCGGCTCACCGGGCTGCTGCAACAGACCGGGCGGACGCAGGCCCGCATGACCGCCCACGAATCGACGCCGTTGCCGCGGGTGGAGCAGCTCGCCGGTGTCGGCCCGCTGTTCGACACGCTCGTCGTCGTCGACAACTTCCCGTCCCTGCCACCGACTGCCCACACCCCGGGGCGGATCGGGGTGGCCGAGGTCCACGTCGACGGGATGACCAGCTTCCCGCTGTCGTGTGTCTCTCCGCCGACGGCACCGGGTGAGCCGGTGCGCGTGGTGCTCGCCCACCGACCCGACCTGGTGGACGCCCGCTTCGTCGACCTGGCAGCCACCACGCTGACCCGGGTGCTGGAGGCGTTCGCCGGGGATCCGACGGTCGGTGAGGTCCTCGCCGGGCTCCCCCGGTGGACCCGGTTGGCGGAGACACCGGTTGGGGTTCCGGCTGCGGCGCAGGCCGCCCCCGCAGCGTCCGACGCTGTGTCCGACGCAGCGTCCGACGCTGGTTCCGACCTCGACCCTGCCGAGGTCACCGCGACCGTCGCCGAGGTCATGGCGGCCCTGCTGAAGAAGGACCACGTCGGCGACCACGACAACTTCTTCGACATCGGCGGACACTCCCTGCTCGCCATGCGTCTGCTCGGCCGCCTGCGCCGCGCCGGTCTCACCGACGTCACCATCCAGGACATCGTCGAGACCGGCTCCCCCGCCGCCCTCGCCGCCCGCCTCGCCGGTGGCGGTTCCAGTCAGATCCTGCCGTTGGGCCCGGGCTCGCAGGCACCACTGTTCGCCGTCCACCCCGGCGGCGGGTTCGCTCTACCGTTCCGGGGACTGGCCGACCGGCTCGCCGCCCACGACATCCCGGTCACCGGACTGCAACTGCCCGACCCGCACCCCGACGCCGACTCCCTGACCGACCTCGCCGTGACCTACGTCGACGCGGTCCAGGCCGTCCAACCACAGGGGCCGTACCGGCTCGCCGGCTACTCCTTCGGCGGCACCCTGGTCCAGGCCATGACCGCCGAACTGCTCCGGCGAGGTGACGAGGTCTCCTACCTTGCCGTCCTCGACGCCTACCCGGCAGGTGCCGGACCCCGTCCGGACAGTCCCGCCGACCCCGACGACACCCCCGACCTCACACCCACCCAGATCGCGGCGATCGCCGGCGTCCCCGATCTTGACGACCTGCCCGGCGGCGCAGAGGCCGCGGAGATGGTCGCCCGCACCCTCGGCGACAACCTCCGCTACTGCGACAGCCTGCTGCGGACCGCCGCCCCAGTCGACCTCACCGGATTCACCGGCACCACGCAGCTCATCGTCGCGACCCGGGCCGATGAGCGCGTCGCCGCCGTCGCCGGACACCTCGCCGACTGGGACCCGGCGGCCGCCTGGAACTCCGTCCTCGCCGACGCCGGTGCCACCGACGCCCGCACGCTCACCCTCGACCTCACCCATGCCGGCCTGGCCACCGCCACCGGCTGGGACGCGGTCGCCCCCACCATCCTGGAAGGACTGCAGTGA
- a CDS encoding (2,3-dihydroxybenzoyl)adenylate synthase has protein sequence MTPLEAAADPGVLATGVPLDVADHYRDLGAWTGDTHWQLFRRAVDQWPSDCAAIDRTRSVTWAELDTGVSRAAAVLADAGVSRGDGVILQLPNSIAYLETVFAVWRLGAIPVFSLPAHGSGEIRHFAAHGPARFYVSTARPNKHLTRVHRDITAADTDIDLTVILVDETAPWTEAASLPVPDAVEVPPSELAFLQLSGGTTGVPKQIPKTHDDYLYSVRASVEACGLGHGDVLLVALPAAHNFTMSSPGILGAVQVGAAIVFAADPMPTEVLPLIAAHRVTHLALVPPALISLLNFPGRGDYDISSVTTVWVGGAKLSEAAARRVTPELGWRLQQVFGMAEGLVNYTPLDASIEEIVSTQGRPMSPWDEIRVVDDDDVDVPAGTPGNLLTRGPYTIRRYHRAPEVNARSFTPDGFYRTGDIVVVDGRTLTVVGRAKDQINRGGEKIAPEAVENALLMHPGVHDVSVVGVPDEILGEKIRAFVILRDGAGAAPTPTALRKFARESGLASFAVPDIIDIVDEFPLTGVGKVSKKAQQQ, from the coding sequence ATGACCCCGCTCGAGGCCGCCGCCGACCCCGGAGTGCTCGCCACCGGCGTCCCCCTCGACGTCGCCGACCACTACCGTGACCTCGGCGCCTGGACCGGCGACACCCACTGGCAGCTCTTCCGTCGCGCCGTCGACCAGTGGCCCTCGGATTGCGCGGCGATCGACCGCACCCGGTCGGTGACCTGGGCCGAACTCGACACCGGAGTGTCCCGCGCGGCCGCCGTCCTCGCGGACGCCGGAGTGTCACGCGGCGACGGCGTCATCCTCCAACTGCCGAACTCCATCGCCTACCTGGAGACCGTGTTCGCGGTGTGGCGGCTCGGGGCGATCCCGGTGTTCTCCCTGCCCGCCCACGGTTCCGGCGAGATCCGCCACTTCGCCGCCCACGGGCCCGCCCGGTTCTACGTCAGCACCGCGCGACCGAACAAGCACCTCACGCGGGTGCACCGGGACATCACCGCGGCGGACACCGACATTGACCTCACCGTCATCCTCGTCGACGAGACCGCTCCGTGGACGGAGGCGGCGTCCCTCCCGGTCCCCGATGCCGTCGAGGTTCCCCCCTCCGAGCTGGCCTTCCTCCAGCTCTCCGGGGGGACGACCGGCGTCCCGAAGCAGATCCCGAAGACCCACGACGACTACCTCTACTCCGTCCGGGCCTCCGTCGAGGCCTGCGGCCTGGGCCACGGGGACGTGCTGCTCGTCGCCCTGCCGGCGGCGCACAACTTCACCATGAGTTCCCCGGGCATCCTCGGAGCGGTCCAGGTCGGCGCGGCAATCGTCTTCGCTGCGGACCCGATGCCGACCGAGGTTCTGCCGCTCATCGCGGCCCACCGCGTCACCCACCTCGCCCTCGTTCCCCCCGCCCTGATCAGCCTGCTGAACTTCCCGGGCCGGGGCGACTACGACATCTCCTCGGTGACGACCGTGTGGGTCGGCGGGGCGAAGCTCTCGGAGGCGGCCGCCCGGCGGGTCACTCCGGAGCTGGGCTGGCGGCTGCAACAGGTCTTCGGCATGGCCGAAGGGCTGGTGAACTACACCCCGTTGGATGCGTCGATCGAGGAGATCGTCTCCACCCAGGGACGACCGATGAGCCCCTGGGACGAGATTCGCGTGGTCGACGACGACGATGTGGACGTCCCGGCCGGAACGCCGGGCAACCTGCTCACCCGGGGTCCGTACACGATCCGCCGCTACCACCGTGCCCCGGAGGTCAATGCCCGGTCCTTCACCCCGGACGGCTTCTACCGCACCGGCGACATCGTCGTCGTCGACGGTAGGACGCTGACCGTGGTCGGCCGGGCCAAGGACCAGATCAACCGGGGCGGGGAGAAGATTGCCCCGGAGGCCGTGGAGAATGCGTTGCTGATGCATCCCGGGGTCCACGATGTGTCCGTCGTCGGTGTCCCGGATGAGATCCTCGGGGAGAAGATCCGGGCATTCGTGATCCTCCGGGACGGTGCCGGTGCCGCGCCCACCCCTACCGCCCTGCGCAAGTTCGCCCGCGAGTCCGGACTGGCGAGTTTTGCGGTGCCGGACATCATCGACATTGTCGACGAGTTCCCGCTGACCGGCGTCGGCAAGGTGTCGAAGAAGGCGCAGCAGCAGTAG
- a CDS encoding FMN-binding glutamate synthase family protein, with protein MTKKNRLATKATAAAVGALATVAVADLIQPRHSILRNYPVAGYARFLMEKIRPEIQQYFIERNFDGEPFDRNTRTMIYRRAKGKDDHVAFGTERDLTAVGYESLVQSLAPLTPTDDDLRITVGGPDCTQPYSASRFNISAMSFGALSARAVLAMNKGAAAGGFLHDTGEGGLTRYHLTYGADLVWELGSGYYSTRTPDGRLDRAIFATTAARPEVKMIEIKLSQGAKPGIGGMLPKEKITEEVSEVRGVPRDRDCISPPAHPEFSTPRELVRFVAELRELAGGKPVGIKLCLGDRAQFLGICRAMLEEGTGPDFITVDGAEGGTGSAPLEFQDSLGMHLSEGLMTVQNALVGTGLRDRVTVGASGKIAGGADIVRRMIQGADITFAARPMMMAVGCIQAQKCNTGNCPVGVATQDPLRQRAIDIDDKGERVHRYHDATVREVIALLAAMGVRDPADLSHDMARVVLAPGDVRTFTEAYRWLAPGQLLGGDAPADWARDWERADADSFGR; from the coding sequence ATGACGAAGAAGAACCGGCTCGCCACGAAAGCCACCGCCGCTGCCGTCGGGGCGCTCGCCACCGTCGCCGTGGCCGACCTCATCCAGCCGCGCCACTCGATCCTCCGTAACTACCCGGTCGCCGGCTACGCCCGCTTCCTCATGGAGAAGATCCGGCCGGAGATCCAGCAGTACTTCATCGAGCGGAACTTCGACGGTGAACCGTTCGACCGCAACACCCGCACCATGATCTACCGTCGGGCCAAGGGCAAGGACGACCACGTCGCCTTCGGCACCGAGCGCGATCTCACGGCCGTGGGCTACGAGAGTCTCGTCCAGTCGCTCGCCCCGCTCACCCCCACCGACGATGACCTGCGCATCACCGTCGGTGGTCCCGACTGCACACAGCCCTACAGTGCGTCGCGCTTCAACATCTCCGCGATGAGCTTCGGCGCACTGTCCGCCCGGGCCGTCCTGGCCATGAACAAGGGCGCGGCGGCCGGGGGTTTCCTCCACGACACCGGCGAAGGCGGGCTCACCCGGTACCACCTCACCTACGGCGCCGACCTCGTCTGGGAACTCGGCTCCGGGTACTACTCCACCCGCACCCCGGACGGACGCCTCGACCGGGCGATCTTCGCCACAACCGCGGCACGCCCCGAGGTGAAAATGATCGAGATCAAACTCTCCCAGGGTGCCAAGCCCGGTATCGGCGGCATGCTGCCGAAGGAGAAGATCACCGAGGAGGTCTCCGAGGTACGCGGCGTCCCGCGGGACCGGGACTGCATCTCCCCGCCCGCACACCCGGAGTTCTCCACACCGCGGGAGCTGGTCCGCTTTGTCGCGGAGCTCCGGGAGCTTGCCGGCGGCAAGCCCGTCGGGATCAAACTGTGCCTCGGCGACCGTGCCCAGTTCCTCGGCATCTGCCGGGCCATGCTCGAGGAGGGCACCGGACCGGACTTCATCACCGTGGACGGCGCCGAGGGCGGGACCGGCTCGGCACCCCTGGAGTTCCAGGACAGTCTCGGCATGCACCTGTCCGAAGGGCTGATGACAGTTCAAAACGCGCTGGTGGGCACGGGTCTGCGGGACCGGGTGACGGTCGGCGCCTCCGGGAAGATCGCCGGTGGCGCCGACATCGTCCGGCGGATGATCCAGGGTGCGGACATCACCTTCGCCGCCCGGCCGATGATGATGGCCGTCGGCTGTATCCAGGCCCAGAAGTGCAACACCGGCAACTGCCCCGTCGGTGTGGCGACGCAGGATCCGCTGCGTCAGCGGGCGATCGACATCGACGACAAGGGGGAGCGCGTCCACCGCTACCATGACGCCACCGTCCGCGAGGTCATCGCACTGCTGGCGGCGATGGGCGTCCGCGATCCCGCCGATCTCAGCCACGACATGGCCCGGGTCGTGCTCGCCCCCGGTGATGTCCGGACCTTCACTGAGGCCTACCGGTGGCTCGCACCCGGGCAGCTGCTCGGTGGGGACGCCCCGGCGGACTGGGCACGCGACTGGGAGCGGGCGGACGCCGACAGCTTCGGACGCTGA
- the rpsQ gene encoding 30S ribosomal protein S17: MSEANVTNQNTKGRQKVRTGYVVSDKMSKTIVVELEDRKRHALYGKIMRTNTKVKAHDEDNAAGIGDLVRIEETRPLSKDKHFRLVEIIEKAK; encoded by the coding sequence ATGAGTGAGGCCAACGTGACCAACCAGAACACCAAGGGCCGCCAGAAGGTCCGGACCGGCTACGTCGTGTCCGACAAGATGAGCAAGACCATCGTCGTCGAGCTCGAAGACCGTAAGCGCCACGCCCTCTACGGCAAGATCATGCGTACCAACACCAAGGTGAAGGCGCATGACGAGGACAACGCCGCCGGTATCGGCGACCTCGTCCGCATCGAGGAGACCCGCCCGCTGTCCAAGGACAAGCACTTCCGTCTCGTCGAGATCATCGAGAAGGCCAAGTAG
- the rpmC gene encoding 50S ribosomal protein L29 produces the protein MANGTPAFELRDLNNDELTTKLKEAKEELFNLRFQNATGQLTNNRRLGTVKRDIARIYTVLRERELGLSTAPEGDAA, from the coding sequence ATGGCTAACGGTACCCCGGCTTTTGAGCTCCGTGACCTCAACAACGACGAACTGACCACCAAGCTGAAGGAGGCGAAGGAGGAGCTGTTCAACCTGCGCTTCCAGAACGCCACCGGCCAGCTGACCAACAACCGTCGTCTCGGCACCGTCAAGCGCGACATCGCCCGCATCTACACCGTGCTCCGTGAGCGCGAGCTGGGCCTGTCCACCGCTCCGGAGGGTGACGCAGCATGA
- the rplP gene encoding 50S ribosomal protein L16: protein MLIPKRVKFRRQHRPHRSGVSKGGNRVTFGDYGLQALEPTYITNRQIESARIAINRHVKRGGKVWINIFPDRPLTQKPLGVRMGSGKGPVEKWVANVKPGRILFEMSYPNEEIALEALRRAGNKLPCKVRIVKKEDQF, encoded by the coding sequence ATGCTTATCCCCAAGCGCGTCAAGTTCCGCCGCCAGCACCGGCCGCACCGTTCCGGTGTGTCCAAGGGTGGCAACCGCGTGACGTTCGGCGACTACGGCCTGCAGGCCCTGGAGCCGACCTACATCACCAACCGTCAGATCGAGTCTGCACGTATCGCCATCAACCGCCACGTCAAGCGTGGTGGCAAGGTGTGGATCAACATCTTCCCGGACCGCCCCCTGACCCAGAAGCCGCTCGGCGTGCGTATGGGTTCCGGTAAGGGCCCGGTGGAGAAGTGGGTCGCCAACGTGAAGCCCGGCCGCATCCTTTTCGAGATGAGCTACCCGAACGAGGAGATCGCCCTTGAGGCTCTCCGCCGTGCCGGCAACAAGCTCCCCTGCAAGGTGCGCATCGTGAAGAAGGAGGATCAGTTCTGA